The following are from one region of the Microbacterium sp. BK668 genome:
- a CDS encoding carbohydrate ABC transporter permease — protein MTAAVATAAPTAPRRSRMRAGTPAVYFVALIVIALMLGPVIYIILGGFRSNSQITTNPAGLPDPWVFTNYIDVLTESTFWILVFNSTIVAVATTVGVILLGLMASYVLARYQFRGRGALYALFAAGLMFPITVAITPLYIVVRNLGLINSLGGVILPQIAFALPTTIIILVPFLRAIPDEIQEAAFIDGCSRLGFFWRMVLPLAVPGVITVGILAFIGSWNAYLLPLFLLNDNANFTLPLGVQAFSSQYSVDTAKVLAFTSLSMIPALAFFSLFERRIVGGLTGAVKG, from the coding sequence ATGACCGCCGCCGTGGCCACCGCCGCGCCGACCGCCCCGCGGCGATCGCGCATGCGGGCGGGGACTCCTGCCGTGTACTTCGTGGCGCTGATCGTCATCGCGCTCATGCTGGGCCCGGTGATCTACATCATCCTCGGCGGCTTCCGCTCGAACTCGCAGATCACGACCAACCCGGCCGGGCTGCCCGACCCGTGGGTGTTCACGAACTACATCGACGTCCTCACCGAGAGCACGTTCTGGATCCTCGTGTTCAACTCGACGATCGTCGCGGTCGCCACGACCGTCGGGGTCATCCTCCTCGGGCTGATGGCCAGCTACGTGCTCGCCCGCTACCAGTTCCGCGGTCGCGGCGCGCTGTACGCCCTGTTCGCGGCCGGCCTGATGTTCCCGATCACCGTCGCCATCACGCCGCTGTACATCGTGGTGCGCAACCTGGGGCTGATCAACTCCCTCGGCGGCGTCATCCTCCCGCAGATCGCCTTCGCCCTTCCGACGACGATCATCATCCTGGTGCCGTTCCTCCGGGCGATCCCCGACGAGATCCAGGAAGCGGCGTTCATCGACGGCTGCAGCCGCCTCGGCTTCTTCTGGCGCATGGTGCTCCCCCTCGCCGTCCCCGGGGTGATCACGGTCGGCATCCTCGCCTTCATCGGAAGCTGGAACGCCTACCTCCTGCCGCTGTTCCTCCTCAACGACAACGCGAACTTCACCCTGCCGCTCGGCGTCCAGGCGTTCTCGTCGCAGTACTCCGTCGACACCGCGAAGGTGCTCGCGTTCACGTCGCTGTCGATGATCCCGGCTCTGGCGTTCTTCAGCCTCTTCGAGCGGCGCATCGTCGGCGGCCTGACAGGAGCGGTCAAGGGATGA
- a CDS encoding extracellular solute-binding protein codes for MKGNRILAGSAALVVGALALAGCSAGGSGESADGTVEMTLWQNSTTGPGQQFWKDAIAAFEEENPNVTIKMQSIQNEDLDGKLQTSLNAGDPPDIFLQRGGGKLAAMVQAGQLMDLTDKIEGEAKENISEGSFKAETYQDKIWAMPLSVLPGGIFYSQDLYDQAGITENPTTIDELVEANEKLKAIGVAPLALGAKDAWPAAHWFYWFAIRECSPETMEETGDSKDFSDPCWLKAAEDLEEFAATEPFNEGFLTTSAQQGAGSSAGLVANKKAGGELMGAWDPGVIASLTPDEKPLPDLAWYPFPEVSGGEGEPGSMMGGVDGYSCAAQAPEECADFLNFVASNDQQTAYYKAYNSPPVNAEAQKAVTEPYLQQILEAYNKAPFVSQWLDTVLGQNVGNALNVAVVDMLAGQSTPEKLIEAANQAGAKG; via the coding sequence ATGAAGGGCAACAGGATCCTCGCGGGTTCTGCCGCACTGGTCGTCGGCGCTCTCGCGCTCGCCGGCTGCAGCGCCGGCGGCTCCGGCGAGAGCGCAGACGGCACCGTCGAGATGACACTGTGGCAGAACTCCACGACCGGACCGGGTCAGCAGTTCTGGAAGGACGCGATCGCCGCGTTCGAGGAGGAGAACCCGAACGTCACGATCAAGATGCAGTCCATCCAGAACGAGGACCTGGACGGCAAGCTCCAGACGTCGCTGAACGCGGGTGACCCGCCGGACATCTTCCTCCAGCGCGGCGGTGGCAAGCTGGCCGCCATGGTGCAGGCCGGTCAGCTCATGGACCTCACCGACAAGATCGAGGGCGAGGCGAAGGAGAACATCTCCGAAGGCTCCTTCAAAGCCGAGACGTACCAGGACAAGATCTGGGCGATGCCCCTGTCGGTGCTTCCCGGCGGCATCTTCTACAGCCAGGATCTCTACGACCAGGCCGGCATCACCGAGAACCCGACCACCATCGACGAGCTCGTCGAAGCCAACGAGAAGCTGAAGGCGATCGGCGTCGCCCCGCTCGCCCTCGGCGCGAAGGACGCCTGGCCCGCTGCGCACTGGTTCTACTGGTTCGCCATCCGCGAGTGCTCCCCCGAGACCATGGAGGAGACGGGCGACTCGAAGGACTTCAGCGACCCCTGCTGGCTCAAGGCCGCGGAGGACCTCGAGGAGTTCGCAGCAACCGAGCCGTTCAACGAGGGCTTCCTCACGACGTCCGCCCAGCAGGGAGCGGGCAGCTCGGCGGGGCTCGTGGCCAACAAGAAGGCCGGCGGCGAGCTCATGGGCGCGTGGGACCCGGGCGTGATCGCCTCTCTCACCCCCGATGAGAAGCCCCTTCCCGACCTCGCCTGGTACCCCTTCCCCGAGGTCTCCGGCGGCGAGGGAGAGCCCGGCTCGATGATGGGCGGCGTGGACGGCTACTCGTGCGCCGCTCAGGCTCCCGAGGAGTGCGCCGACTTCCTCAACTTCGTCGCCTCCAACGACCAGCAGACCGCCTACTACAAGGCGTACAACTCGCCGCCGGTCAACGCCGAGGCGCAGAAGGCCGTCACCGAGCCCTATCTCCAGCAGATCCTCGAGGCCTACAACAAGGCTCCGTTCGTCTCGCAGTGGCTCGACACCGTCCTCGGACAGAACGTCGGCAACGCGCTCAACGTGGCGGTCGTCGACATGCTTGCGGGCCAGAGCACGCCCGAGAAGCTGATCGAAGCCGCCAACCAGGCCGGCGCGAAGGGCTAG
- a CDS encoding ATP-dependent DNA ligase: MGRFIYDTMANSVDIDDRTLAHLRIVVMNKLRRSEAFMFDVEIGDGSGRKSFWIHPSVPLQFHFFGSRNPRINRLWIEELMQSASGPSGLQIVPEPEEPSGEEG; this comes from the coding sequence ATGGGGCGGTTCATCTACGACACGATGGCGAACTCGGTCGACATCGACGATCGGACGCTCGCACATCTGCGCATCGTCGTGATGAACAAGCTTCGACGGTCGGAGGCGTTCATGTTCGACGTCGAGATCGGAGACGGAAGCGGACGGAAGAGCTTCTGGATCCATCCGTCGGTCCCGCTCCAGTTCCACTTCTTCGGCAGCCGCAACCCGCGCATCAATCGCCTCTGGATCGAGGAGCTGATGCAGTCCGCGAGCGGGCCCAGCGGACTGCAGATCGTCCCGGAGCCCGAAGAGCCGTCAGGCGAAGAGGGCTGA
- a CDS encoding glycoside hydrolase family 3 N-terminal domain-containing protein, with product MSRIELPPVSERVRALHAQMTLDEKLAQLVGYWVDQGDELVAPMAGEMATSTKYEDASAHGIGHLTRVYGTRPVDPVERAAWLWSEQRRLREQTRLGIPAIVHEECLTGLAAWKAATFPTPLAWGASFDPALVEEMGRLIGGSMRQLGIHQGLAPVLDVIRDPRWGRVDECIGEDPYVVGTVGTAYVRGLQDAGIHATLKHFVGYSASQSGRNHAPVHAGPRELADVLLPPFEMAVRDGGVRSVMNSYAEIDGVPVAASEELLTSVLREEWGFDGVVVSDYFSVAFLHTMHAVAQDLGEAAALALAAGIDVELPTGDAFTAPLAEALRSGAVDEALVDRAVLRVLAEKEELGLLDETFDEPPAAIDLDTPEHRAVARRLAEESLVLLSNGGVLPLDAASIGRLAIIGPNADSAEALMGCYSFVNHVLAHHPDVPLGLELPSVFEALRAEFPGSAPEAVRGCDVSGDDASGIAEAVAAAAASDVAVVVVGDRAGLFGRGTVGEGNDVDDLELPGLQRRLVEEVVSTGVPTVMIVLSGRPYAIGWAIDGPAAPAAVLQAFFPGEEGASAIAAVLSGRAAPSGRLPVSLPRSAGAQPYTYLHPILGGPSEITSADSTPALPFGHGLTYTGFEHSRLSAPTESATGADLPVTVEVRNVGERSGVDVVQLYARDLYASVTRPVAQLVGYARVALEPGETTVVRFDVPVGRLSFTDRRGARVVEPGDIEFWVGGSCEDRETSSTTRLVGPVHEIGPADARTVSVSVAAVVPR from the coding sequence ATGAGCCGGATCGAACTCCCGCCGGTCTCCGAGCGGGTGCGGGCTCTGCATGCGCAGATGACCCTCGACGAGAAGCTCGCGCAGCTCGTGGGGTACTGGGTCGACCAGGGCGACGAGCTCGTCGCGCCCATGGCGGGCGAGATGGCCACCTCCACGAAGTACGAGGATGCCTCGGCCCACGGCATCGGGCATCTCACGCGGGTGTACGGCACGAGGCCGGTCGACCCGGTCGAGCGCGCCGCATGGCTGTGGAGCGAGCAGCGCCGCCTGCGCGAGCAGACCCGGCTGGGAATCCCCGCCATCGTGCACGAGGAGTGCCTCACGGGCCTGGCGGCGTGGAAGGCCGCCACCTTCCCGACCCCTCTCGCGTGGGGCGCGTCGTTCGACCCGGCGCTCGTCGAGGAGATGGGACGCCTCATCGGAGGGTCGATGCGACAGCTCGGCATCCACCAGGGCCTGGCACCCGTGCTCGACGTGATCCGCGATCCGCGCTGGGGTCGTGTCGACGAGTGCATCGGCGAGGATCCGTACGTGGTGGGCACCGTCGGGACCGCCTACGTGCGGGGACTGCAGGATGCCGGCATCCACGCGACCCTCAAGCACTTCGTGGGCTATTCGGCGTCGCAGTCGGGGCGCAATCACGCCCCGGTGCACGCGGGACCCCGCGAGCTCGCCGACGTCCTGCTTCCGCCGTTCGAGATGGCCGTCCGCGACGGCGGTGTGCGGTCGGTGATGAACTCCTACGCGGAGATCGACGGGGTGCCCGTGGCCGCGTCCGAGGAGCTTCTCACGAGCGTCCTCCGCGAGGAGTGGGGATTCGACGGAGTGGTCGTGTCGGACTACTTCTCGGTGGCCTTCCTGCACACGATGCACGCGGTCGCCCAGGACCTCGGCGAAGCGGCGGCCCTGGCGCTGGCCGCGGGGATCGACGTGGAGCTGCCGACCGGCGACGCGTTCACCGCCCCTCTGGCCGAGGCGCTGCGATCCGGAGCGGTCGACGAAGCGCTCGTCGACCGGGCTGTCCTGCGCGTGCTGGCCGAGAAGGAGGAGCTGGGCCTCCTCGACGAGACGTTCGACGAACCCCCCGCCGCCATCGACCTCGACACCCCGGAGCACCGGGCCGTCGCACGGCGTCTCGCGGAGGAGTCGCTCGTGCTCCTCTCCAACGGCGGCGTCCTCCCGCTCGATGCGGCGTCCATCGGGCGCCTCGCGATCATCGGGCCGAACGCCGACTCCGCGGAAGCGCTCATGGGCTGCTACTCCTTCGTCAACCACGTGCTGGCCCACCACCCCGACGTGCCGCTCGGGCTCGAGCTGCCGAGCGTCTTCGAGGCTCTCCGGGCCGAGTTCCCGGGCTCGGCGCCCGAGGCGGTGCGCGGATGCGACGTATCCGGAGATGACGCGTCCGGGATCGCCGAGGCCGTGGCCGCGGCGGCGGCGTCCGACGTGGCCGTCGTCGTCGTCGGCGACCGCGCGGGCCTGTTCGGACGCGGCACGGTCGGCGAGGGCAACGACGTCGATGACCTCGAACTGCCCGGCCTCCAGCGGCGCCTCGTCGAGGAGGTCGTATCGACGGGCGTCCCCACCGTCATGATCGTGCTGTCCGGCCGCCCCTACGCGATCGGGTGGGCGATCGACGGGCCAGCCGCGCCCGCGGCCGTCCTGCAGGCCTTCTTCCCCGGCGAGGAGGGAGCGTCCGCGATCGCGGCGGTGCTCTCCGGGCGCGCCGCGCCGTCGGGTCGCCTGCCCGTCTCGCTCCCGCGATCGGCGGGCGCACAGCCGTACACCTACCTGCACCCGATCCTCGGTGGACCGTCTGAGATCACGAGCGCCGACAGCACCCCGGCGCTGCCCTTCGGGCACGGCCTGACCTACACCGGGTTCGAGCACTCGAGGCTGTCGGCGCCGACGGAGTCCGCGACCGGTGCCGACCTTCCGGTCACGGTCGAGGTGCGCAACGTCGGGGAGCGCAGCGGCGTCGACGTCGTCCAGCTGTATGCGCGCGACCTGTACGCCAGCGTCACGCGTCCGGTCGCCCAGCTCGTGGGCTACGCCCGCGTGGCGCTCGAGCCGGGCGAGACGACGGTGGTCCGCTTCGACGTCCCGGTGGGGCGTCTGAGCTTCACCGACCGCCGCGGCGCTCGCGTCGTCGAGCCCGGCGACATCGAGTTCTGGGTGGGAGGCTCGTGCGAGGACCGCGAGACGTCGTCGACGACGCGCCTGGTCGGTCCCGTCCACGAGATCGGGCCGGCGGACGCGCGAACCGTGTCGGTGTCGGTCGCGGCGGTCGTCCCGCGATGA
- a CDS encoding TetR/AcrR family transcriptional regulator: MPIREEGSPRANRGPAAGPENRRALIAAAREVYAEAGLTAPFSQVAKRAGVGQGSLYRHFPDRTALAVAVFEDNMTELEGFAAAPARTIEDLLDLVADQAIVSSAFIELISAQPEDRRVVHLGARYRDVVASLVDRQRDIAGEASGLEVADVLLATEMLAFAISRSAPGDRADAAARARRLLRSAFRPVGSSI, translated from the coding sequence GTGCCGATTCGTGAGGAAGGGTCCCCCCGCGCCAACCGGGGCCCCGCGGCGGGCCCCGAGAACCGGCGCGCCCTCATCGCGGCGGCTCGCGAGGTCTATGCCGAGGCCGGACTCACCGCCCCTTTCAGCCAGGTCGCCAAGCGGGCGGGCGTCGGGCAGGGGAGCCTCTACCGTCACTTCCCAGACCGCACAGCGCTCGCCGTCGCGGTGTTCGAGGACAACATGACCGAGCTCGAGGGCTTCGCGGCAGCGCCCGCGCGCACGATCGAGGACCTGCTGGACCTCGTCGCCGACCAGGCGATCGTCTCCAGCGCCTTCATCGAGCTGATTTCGGCGCAGCCGGAGGATCGCCGGGTCGTGCACCTCGGCGCGCGCTACCGCGACGTCGTGGCGAGCCTGGTCGACCGGCAGCGTGACATCGCGGGCGAGGCATCCGGTCTCGAGGTCGCCGACGTGCTCCTAGCGACCGAGATGCTCGCGTTCGCCATCTCGCGCAGTGCGCCGGGAGATCGCGCCGACGCCGCGGCGCGCGCGCGCCGACTGCTGCGCAGCGCGTTCCGCCCGGTGGGGTCGTCGATCTGA
- a CDS encoding NAD(P)-binding domain-containing protein, giving the protein MTTLGIIGAGHIGSALARGLTARGYDVVIANSRGPETLSALVEELGPRARAGTAEDAAAAADVAVVTVPLKAYQDIPVAPLAGKIVLDTNNYYWERDGRIAELDDKRATTSGLLQEHLPESKVAKAFNHITASQIGTDGTPAGTPGRRALATSSDNPEAVEFVTGLYDEFGFDTVDVGPLAESWRVERDQPAYGVRQDRDELVGNLARAQR; this is encoded by the coding sequence ATGACGACCTTGGGAATCATCGGCGCAGGACACATCGGATCGGCATTGGCCCGCGGCCTCACGGCGCGCGGGTACGACGTCGTGATCGCGAACTCGCGTGGCCCGGAGACCCTCTCGGCGCTCGTCGAGGAGCTCGGGCCCCGGGCTCGTGCCGGGACGGCGGAGGATGCCGCGGCCGCGGCGGATGTGGCGGTGGTGACCGTGCCCCTCAAGGCGTATCAGGACATCCCGGTCGCGCCGCTCGCCGGGAAGATCGTGCTCGACACCAACAACTACTACTGGGAGCGCGACGGTCGGATCGCTGAGCTCGACGACAAGCGCGCCACGACGAGCGGCCTGCTTCAGGAGCATCTTCCGGAGTCGAAGGTGGCCAAGGCCTTCAACCACATCACCGCCTCGCAGATCGGCACCGACGGAACGCCGGCCGGGACGCCGGGACGCCGTGCGCTCGCCACCTCGAGCGACAACCCCGAGGCCGTCGAGTTCGTGACCGGACTGTACGACGAGTTCGGCTTCGACACGGTCGACGTCGGCCCGCTCGCCGAGAGCTGGCGCGTCGAGCGCGATCAGCCGGCCTACGGCGTGCGCCAGGACCGTGACGAGCTCGTCGGAAATCTGGCACGCGCGCAACGCTGA
- a CDS encoding sugar ABC transporter permease: MTTSETPKTDVRPQTDLAQRSGGGGVTPPPSAPPRRRRPGLGWSGRLEVAVLVGPALIFFIGFVIFPVIMAAYYGFFNWKGYGPAVDFVGLKNYVTIFTDPDFQEALGHNAFILVMSIVIQGPIALLLALLLNRKMRGQSLIRVLIFVPYVIAEVVVGTGFSLMLATNGALNGLLENLGLDNLTRDWLSDPSIAIWTLMAILTWKYVGFAVILFLAGLQGIPDELYEAAAIDGATYWQIQRRITIPLLGPTLRIWAFLSIIGALQLFDLVYIIWGQYVASVAGTSTMATYMVANGRNAGNFGYGSAVAVVIFLISLVVALIYQRFVLRRDTAGALTERNDR, from the coding sequence ATGACCACGAGCGAGACACCGAAGACGGACGTTCGCCCGCAGACGGATCTCGCGCAGCGCTCCGGGGGCGGTGGCGTCACGCCGCCGCCCTCGGCACCGCCGCGCCGCCGGCGCCCTGGGCTGGGATGGTCCGGCCGCCTCGAAGTCGCCGTGCTGGTCGGTCCGGCACTCATCTTCTTCATCGGGTTCGTCATCTTCCCCGTCATCATGGCGGCGTACTACGGCTTCTTCAATTGGAAGGGCTACGGACCCGCGGTCGACTTCGTCGGCCTCAAGAACTACGTCACGATCTTCACCGACCCCGACTTCCAGGAGGCGCTGGGCCACAACGCCTTCATCCTGGTCATGTCGATCGTCATCCAGGGACCGATCGCGCTTCTGCTGGCGCTTCTGCTCAATCGCAAGATGCGCGGTCAGTCGCTCATCCGGGTGCTGATCTTCGTGCCCTACGTCATCGCCGAGGTGGTGGTGGGCACCGGCTTCAGCCTCATGCTCGCCACGAACGGAGCCCTCAACGGTCTCCTCGAGAACCTGGGCCTCGACAACCTCACGCGCGACTGGCTCTCCGACCCCAGCATCGCCATCTGGACCCTCATGGCGATCCTCACCTGGAAGTACGTCGGCTTCGCCGTCATCCTCTTCCTCGCGGGGCTTCAGGGCATCCCCGATGAGCTCTACGAGGCGGCGGCGATCGATGGGGCCACCTATTGGCAGATCCAGCGCCGCATCACGATCCCCCTGCTCGGACCGACGCTGCGCATCTGGGCGTTCCTGTCGATCATCGGCGCCCTCCAGCTGTTCGACCTCGTCTACATCATCTGGGGCCAGTACGTGGCATCCGTCGCCGGCACCTCGACCATGGCGACCTACATGGTCGCCAACGGCCGCAACGCGGGGAACTTCGGCTACGGCAGCGCCGTCGCCGTCGTGATCTTCCTCATCTCCCTCGTCGTCGCCCTGATCTACCAGCGCTTCGTGCTGCGCCGCGACACCGCCGGCGCGCTCACCGAAAGGAACGACCGATGA